One window of Prionailurus bengalensis isolate Pbe53 chromosome B1, Fcat_Pben_1.1_paternal_pri, whole genome shotgun sequence genomic DNA carries:
- the TM2D2 gene encoding TM2 domain-containing protein 2 gives MVLGGCPVSYLLLCGQAALLLGNLLLLHCVSRSHSHNATAEPELTSAGAAHPEGSAGAPSWEYGDPQSPVILCSYLPDEFIECDDPVDHVGNATASQELGYGCLKFGGQAYSDVEHTSVQCRALDGIECASPRTFLRENKPCIKYTGHYFITTLLYSFFLGCFGVDRFCLGHTGTAVGKLLTLGGLGIWWFVDLILLITGGLMPSDGSNWCTVY, from the exons ATGGTGCTGGGTGGTTGCCCGGTGAGTTACTTACTTCTGTGCGGCCAGGCGGCTTTGCTGCTGGGGAATCTACTTCTGCTTCACTGTGTCTCTCGGAGCCACTCACACAACGCTACCGCCGAGCCCGAGCTCACATCCGCTGGCGCCGCCCACCCAGAGGGCTCCGCCGGCGCTCCGAGCTGGGAATATGGCGACCCCCAGTCTCCAGTCATCCTTTGCTCTTACCT ACCTGATGAATTTATAGAATGCGACGACCCAGTGGATCATGTTGGAAATGCAACTGCATCCCAGGAACTCGGTTATGGTTGTCTCAAg TTTGGTGGTCAGGCCTACAGTGACGTGGAACACACTTCAGTCCAGTGCCGGGCCCTAGATGGGATTGAATGTGCCAGTCCTAGGACTTTCCTACGAGAGAATAAACCTTGTATAAA ATACACTGGACACTACTTCATAACCACTTTACTGTACTCTTTCTTCCTGGGATGTTTTGGAGTGGATCGTTTCTGTCTGGGACACACTGGCACAGCAGTAGGGAAGCTGTTGACACTTGGGGGACTTGGGATTTGGTGGTTTGTTGACCTTATTTTGCTTATTACTGGAGGGCTGATGCCAAGCGATGGCAGCAATTGGTGCACTGTTTACTAA